The proteins below come from a single bacterium genomic window:
- the acnA gene encoding aconitate hydratase AcnA, translating to MIQNTYGSHALLNVGGNPLKIARLNALEKKGFTLSRLPFTLRILLENLLRLEDGETVTASEIEALAKWDPKAKPNREIAFMPARVLLQDFTGVPAVVDLAALRDAMRRMGGDPKKINPLQPVELVIDHSVQVDHYGTSDALRQNAEIEFSRNKERYAFLRWGQKAFANFKVVPPDTGIVHQVNLEYLARVVMKEKGGDGAVWAYPDTVIGTDSHTTMINGLGVLGWGVGGIEAEAAMLGQPTSMLIPEVVGFRLYGTLREGVTATDLVLTVTQMLRKKGVVGKFVEFYGPGAIALTLADRATVANMAPEYGATCGFFPVDQETLRYLELSGRPKERIALVEAYLKEQGLFYTPASPDPEYSDTLELDLAAVEPSLAGPKRPQDRLTLAGVAKNFHESLSTMVKKLPTPEPAKAAVGNWVGEGGDNHALKVDEPRREGDGVMTSLDGQSFTLKHGSVVIAAITSCTNTSNPSVMIAAGLLAKKAVERGLSVKPWVKTSLAPGSQVVTEYLNEAGLTPYLEKLNFHTVGYGCTTCIGNSGPLPAPVSKAIESGNLVAAAVLSGNRNFEGRVNPDVRANYLASPPLVVAYALAGMIDVDLTKDALGQDKNGKPVTLKDIWPTHEEIAAAVKKAINSEMFRKKYGDVYQGDKAWRAIAVPEGDTYGWDGASTYVRNPPYFDDLSREPGEVGDIKKARVLALLGDSITTDHISPAGSIKKDSPAGKYLLEHGVKFEDFNSYGARRGNHEVMMRGTFANIRLKNKLAGGAEGGVTVHFPDSGQMSIFEASVKYRKEGTPLIVIAGKEYGSGSSRDWAAKGPMLLGVQAVIAESFERIHRSNLVGMGIVPLEFLPGDNAEKLRLSGREVYDIVGLADAIEGNFHDGREITVRAEREDGSAIRFPALVRIDTPQEIHYYRHGGILPYVLRKLLSD from the coding sequence CCGTCTCGAGGACGGGGAGACCGTCACCGCCTCCGAGATCGAGGCCCTCGCCAAGTGGGACCCCAAGGCCAAACCGAATCGCGAGATCGCCTTCATGCCCGCTCGCGTCCTCCTGCAGGACTTCACGGGCGTGCCGGCCGTGGTGGACCTGGCGGCCCTGCGCGACGCCATGAGGCGCATGGGGGGCGACCCCAAAAAGATCAACCCCCTCCAGCCGGTCGAGCTCGTGATCGACCATTCGGTGCAGGTGGATCACTATGGGACCTCCGACGCCCTCAGGCAAAACGCGGAGATCGAATTTTCGCGGAACAAGGAACGGTACGCCTTCTTGCGCTGGGGCCAGAAGGCCTTCGCTAACTTCAAGGTCGTCCCTCCGGACACGGGGATCGTGCATCAAGTCAACCTCGAGTATCTGGCGCGCGTGGTGATGAAGGAAAAGGGCGGGGATGGGGCCGTGTGGGCGTACCCCGACACGGTCATCGGCACGGACTCGCACACGACGATGATCAACGGGCTGGGCGTGCTCGGATGGGGCGTCGGCGGCATCGAGGCCGAGGCGGCCATGCTCGGGCAGCCGACGTCGATGCTCATCCCGGAGGTGGTCGGCTTCCGTCTGTACGGCACGCTGCGCGAAGGCGTCACGGCGACCGATCTCGTCCTGACCGTCACCCAGATGCTCCGGAAGAAAGGCGTCGTCGGAAAATTTGTCGAGTTCTACGGGCCCGGCGCCATCGCCCTCACGCTCGCCGACCGCGCGACGGTGGCCAACATGGCCCCGGAGTACGGAGCGACCTGCGGGTTCTTTCCCGTCGATCAAGAGACCCTGCGTTATCTTGAGCTCTCCGGGCGGCCCAAGGAACGGATCGCCCTGGTCGAGGCGTATTTGAAGGAACAAGGTCTCTTCTACACGCCGGCGAGCCCCGATCCGGAGTATTCCGACACGCTCGAACTCGACCTGGCGGCCGTGGAACCGAGCCTCGCGGGGCCCAAGCGCCCGCAAGACAGGCTGACGCTGGCCGGCGTCGCCAAGAATTTTCACGAGTCCTTGAGCACGATGGTGAAGAAGCTTCCGACGCCTGAGCCCGCGAAGGCCGCCGTCGGCAATTGGGTGGGCGAAGGCGGGGACAATCACGCGCTCAAGGTCGACGAGCCCCGGCGCGAGGGCGACGGCGTGATGACCTCGCTCGACGGCCAGTCCTTCACTTTGAAGCACGGATCGGTCGTCATCGCCGCTATCACGAGCTGCACGAATACCTCGAATCCGTCCGTCATGATCGCGGCGGGCCTCCTCGCCAAGAAGGCGGTGGAAAGAGGCCTTTCGGTCAAGCCGTGGGTCAAGACGAGTCTCGCCCCGGGATCGCAGGTCGTGACCGAATATTTGAACGAGGCGGGGCTCACGCCCTATCTTGAAAAACTCAACTTCCACACCGTGGGCTACGGCTGTACCACGTGCATCGGCAACAGCGGCCCCCTGCCCGCCCCGGTCTCCAAGGCGATCGAATCGGGCAATCTCGTCGCCGCGGCCGTTCTCTCGGGCAACCGCAACTTTGAGGGGCGGGTCAACCCCGACGTCCGCGCGAATTATCTCGCCTCGCCGCCGCTCGTCGTCGCCTATGCGCTGGCTGGCATGATCGACGTGGACCTCACGAAGGACGCGCTGGGCCAGGATAAGAACGGAAAGCCCGTCACCTTGAAGGACATCTGGCCCACGCACGAGGAGATCGCCGCGGCCGTGAAGAAGGCCATCAACTCGGAGATGTTCCGGAAGAAGTACGGCGACGTCTATCAAGGCGACAAGGCCTGGAGGGCCATCGCCGTTCCCGAGGGCGACACGTACGGCTGGGACGGCGCGTCCACCTATGTCCGCAACCCGCCCTACTTCGACGACCTCTCCCGGGAACCCGGCGAGGTCGGCGACATCAAGAAGGCCCGCGTCCTGGCGCTCCTGGGCGACAGCATCACGACCGACCACATCTCCCCCGCGGGCTCGATCAAGAAAGACAGTCCGGCGGGCAAGTATTTGCTGGAGCACGGTGTCAAGTTCGAGGACTTCAATTCCTACGGCGCCCGGCGCGGGAATCATGAGGTCATGATGCGGGGCACGTTCGCCAACATCCGGCTGAAGAACAAACTCGCGGGCGGCGCCGAGGGCGGCGTCACCGTCCATTTCCCGGACAGCGGGCAGATGTCCATCTTCGAAGCGTCCGTGAAGTACCGGAAGGAGGGGACTCCACTCATCGTCATCGCCGGCAAGGAGTACGGATCGGGGTCGTCGCGCGACTGGGCGGCCAAGGGTCCGATGCTCTTGGGCGTCCAGGCCGTCATCGCCGAGAGCTTCGAGCGCATCCACCGGAGCAACCTGGTCGGCATGGGCATCGTCCCGCTCGAGTTCCTCCCCGGCGACAACGCCGAAAAGCTCCGATTGAGCGGCCGCGAGGTCTACGACATCGTCGGGCTGGCCGACGCCATCGAGGGAAACTTCCATGACGGCCGAGAGATCACCGTCCGCGCCGAACGCGAGGACGGGAGCGCCATCCGCTTTCCCGCGCTCGTGCGCATCGACACCCCGCAGGAGATCCACTACTACCGCCACGGCGGGATCCTGCCGTATGTTCTGAGGAAATTGCTGTCGGATTAA